A genome region from Rhodohalobacter mucosus includes the following:
- the scpA gene encoding methylmalonyl-CoA mutase, with protein MKKRPDFSSFKPDFQSFGANGSHAGTDGVWETPEKIHVKPVFSPDDIEEAEHLDFAAGIPPYLRGPYSTMYTLRPWTIRQYAGFSTAEESNAFYRRNLAAGQKGLSVAFDLATHRGYDSDHPRVSGDVGKAGVAIDSILDMKILFDSIPLDEMSVSMTMNGAVIPVMAFYIVAAEEQGVPPEKLSGTIQNDILKEFMVRNTYIYPPEPSMKIIGDIFEYTSKYMPRFNSISISGYHMHEAGATADLELAYTLADGLEYVRQGIESGLKIDEFAPRLSFFWAIGMNHFMEIAKLRAGRLLWARLMKPFDPKNPKSLSLRAHSQTSGYSLTEQDPFNNVTRTCIEAMAAALGHTQSLHTNALDEAIALPTDFSARIARNTQIFLQEETGITKAIDPWAGSYYVEYLTDRLVRRAWKLIQEVEEMGGMAKAIESGLPKMRIEEAAARKQARIDSGKETIVGVNKYRLEKEDPIDILEVDNEKVLRSQIERLERLRKERDSEAVQEALQKLTVSAETGKGNLLELAVDAARKRASLGEISDAMEKAFGRYRATIKSISGVYSSESDHNEEFEKAKELADRFERQEGRRPRIMVAKMGQDGHDRGAKVIATSFADLGFDVDIGPLFQTPEEAAKQAVENDVHILGVSSLAAGHKSLVPKVIDELKQLGREDIMVIVGGVIPNQDYSFLYEHGVAAVFGPGTVIPEAAQKILHILIDKE; from the coding sequence ATGAAAAAGCGACCCGATTTTTCGTCCTTTAAACCTGATTTTCAATCATTCGGAGCAAACGGCTCTCATGCAGGCACTGACGGCGTTTGGGAAACTCCCGAGAAAATTCATGTAAAGCCCGTCTTTTCACCTGATGATATTGAGGAAGCGGAACATCTCGATTTTGCAGCAGGAATTCCGCCCTATCTGCGGGGCCCCTACTCAACGATGTACACCCTGCGGCCCTGGACTATACGCCAGTATGCAGGTTTTTCCACTGCTGAAGAGTCGAATGCTTTTTACAGAAGAAATCTTGCGGCGGGGCAGAAAGGGCTGTCTGTAGCCTTCGATCTTGCAACCCATCGCGGATACGATTCGGATCACCCCAGGGTATCCGGCGATGTAGGAAAAGCAGGTGTGGCAATCGACTCAATCCTCGACATGAAAATACTGTTCGACAGCATTCCGCTGGATGAGATGTCGGTTTCCATGACCATGAACGGAGCCGTTATCCCGGTGATGGCCTTCTATATCGTTGCCGCCGAGGAGCAGGGCGTTCCGCCTGAAAAACTGAGCGGTACCATTCAGAACGATATTCTGAAAGAGTTCATGGTTCGCAACACCTACATTTATCCGCCCGAGCCCTCCATGAAAATTATCGGTGATATTTTTGAGTACACGTCAAAATATATGCCGCGCTTCAACTCCATCAGCATCAGCGGGTACCATATGCACGAAGCCGGGGCCACTGCCGACCTGGAACTGGCCTACACGCTTGCCGATGGCCTGGAATACGTTCGGCAGGGCATTGAATCGGGTCTGAAGATCGATGAGTTTGCCCCCCGCCTCTCCTTTTTCTGGGCAATCGGTATGAATCATTTTATGGAAATTGCCAAGCTTCGGGCCGGCAGGCTTCTCTGGGCCAGGCTGATGAAGCCTTTTGATCCTAAAAACCCGAAGTCGCTCTCACTCAGAGCGCATTCGCAGACTTCCGGCTACAGCCTTACGGAGCAGGACCCGTTCAATAATGTTACCCGAACCTGTATTGAAGCAATGGCCGCTGCGCTTGGTCACACGCAATCTCTTCATACCAATGCACTGGATGAAGCGATCGCCCTTCCCACCGACTTCTCAGCCCGTATTGCACGCAATACACAGATTTTTCTCCAGGAAGAGACCGGCATTACAAAGGCCATCGATCCCTGGGCCGGGTCCTATTACGTGGAATACCTGACAGATCGCCTGGTTCGGCGAGCCTGGAAGCTGATTCAGGAAGTTGAAGAGATGGGAGGGATGGCCAAAGCCATTGAATCGGGACTTCCTAAAATGCGGATCGAAGAGGCTGCCGCCCGCAAACAGGCCCGTATCGACAGCGGAAAGGAAACCATTGTGGGTGTCAATAAATACAGGTTGGAAAAGGAAGATCCGATTGATATTCTGGAAGTGGACAACGAAAAGGTTCTTCGTTCACAGATTGAGCGCCTGGAAAGGCTCCGGAAAGAGCGTGATTCCGAAGCCGTTCAGGAAGCACTCCAGAAACTGACCGTAAGTGCGGAAACCGGCAAAGGCAATCTGCTGGAGCTGGCCGTTGATGCTGCACGAAAAAGGGCCTCACTCGGTGAAATTTCGGACGCCATGGAGAAAGCATTCGGGCGGTACCGTGCAACTATAAAATCAATATCAGGTGTGTATTCATCCGAATCAGATCACAATGAAGAGTTTGAAAAAGCCAAAGAGCTGGCTGACCGTTTTGAACGCCAGGAAGGCCGAAGGCCTCGTATCATGGTTGCCAAAATGGGGCAGGATGGTCACGACCGGGGAGCCAAGGTAATCGCCACCAGCTTTGCAGACCTCGGTTTTGACGTAGACATCGGCCCGCTCTTTCAGACTCCGGAAGAGGCTGCCAAACAGGCGGTTGAAAATGACGTACACATCCTTGGTGTGTCAAGCCTCGCTGCAGGCCACAAAAGCCTCGTGCCAAAAGTGATTGACGAACTCAAACAGCTCGGACGGGAAGATATCATGGTTATTGTCGGAGGTGTAATCCCCAACCAGGATTATTCGTTTCTGTATGAACACGGAGTAGCGGCTGTTTTTGGTCCGGGTACCGTAATCCCCGAAGCTGCCCAGAAAATACTTCACATCCTCATCGATAAGGAGTGA